Proteins co-encoded in one Osmerus mordax isolate fOsmMor3 chromosome 11, fOsmMor3.pri, whole genome shotgun sequence genomic window:
- the zgc:172282 gene encoding leucine-rich repeat and fibronectin type III domain-containing protein 1-like protein, with amino-acid sequence MERLIFSLLMLVVTTRGQLCPKRCMCQNLSPSLAILCAKTGLLFVPTAIDRRTVELRLTENFITAVRKRDFANMTSLLHLTLSRNTISQILPYAFEDLKRLRALHLDSNRLTVVRDDHFRGLTNLRHLILSNNQLHSVSPHAFDDFVSTLEDLDLSYNNLAEIPWETIGRLTNVNTLNMDHNLIENVPQGVFTNLHKLARLDMTSNKLKKIPPDPLFLRIPVYAKSKGSPLTSLVMSFGGNPLHCNCELLWLRRLTREDDLETCASPPDLSAKYFWTISEEEFICDPPVMTRKSPRMLSMEGQPTSLRCKANGDPEPEVHWISPDGRLISNSSRFLTFSNGSLEINITSVKDSGTFTCIASNAAGESTGTVELVVSPLPHLANSTSRVREPPPILTPKATAGGGGGNETRGQEQRVVLVELTGTSALIRWPSQKAVPGVRMYQVQYNSSVDDALVYRMIPSSSQDFLVRDLVSGREYDLCVLAVYDDGMTALTATRQVGCVQFTTETEFSQCQSLHSHFLGGTMIIIIGGIIVASVLVFIIILMIRYKVYSQQGSDVGKGGTLGTLRTQSNGGQTGGQVPRSGSKVTEGQEEPAQPCGGVGAGAGHHGRDTMALVEDCERGLGKDPAAQTGPQDLMSPSQRRLSRTTIEMKRRASLTAKDSSGLDTLGNIPVASAAEDQKPQRDWSDFKI; translated from the exons ATGGAGCGGCTGATCTTCTCCCTGCTGATGCTGGTCgtgaccaccagggggcagctcTGCCCCAAGCGCTGCATGTGCCAGAACCTGTCGCCCTCGCTCGCCATTCTCTGCGCCAAGACGGGCCTGCTGTTCGTCCCCACGGCGATCGACCGGCGGACGGTGGAGCTGCGCCTGACGGAGAACTTCATCACGGCCGTGAGGAAGCGCGACTTCGCCAACATGACCAGCCTGCTGCACCTGACTCTGTCGCGCAACACCATCAGCCAGATCCTGCCCTACGCCTTCGAGGACCTCAAGAGGCTCCGCGCGCTGCACCTGGACAGCAACCGCCTCACCGTCGTCAGGGACGACCACTTCCGAGGCCTGACCAACCTGCGTCACCTGATCCTGAGCAACAACCAGCTGCACAGCGTATCGCCGCACGCCTTCGACGACTTTGTGTCCACCCTGGAGGACCTGGACCTGTCCTACAACAACCTGGCGGAAATCCCCTGGGAAACCATTGGACGCCTAACCAACGTCAACACCCTCAACATGGACCACAACCTGATCGAGAACGTTCCTCAGGGCGTCTTCACCAACCTGCACAAGCTTGCTCGTCTGGACATGACCTCCAACAAGCTGAAGAAGATCCCTCCAGACCCTCTGTTCCTCAGGATCCCCGTCTACGCCAAGTCCAAAGGTTCCCCTCTCACCTCACTGGTGATGAGCTTCGGGGGGAACCCACTCCACTGTAACTGTGAGCTTCTGTGGCTTCGAAGGCTGACCCGCGAGGACGATCTGGAGACCTGCGCCTCGCCGCCGGATCTCTCTGCTAAGTACTTCTGGACCATCTCTGAAGAGGAATTCATCTGTGACCCCCCGGTCATGACACGGAAGTCGCCTCGCATGCTCTCCATGGAGGGACAACCCACCAGCCTGAGGTGCAAGGCCAACGGCGACCCCGAACCGGAGGTCCACTGGATCTCCCCGGACGGACGCCTCATCTCCAACTCCTCCAGGTTCCTCACCTTCAGCAACGGCAGCCTGGAGATCAACATCACCTCCGTGAAGGACTCGGGTACTTTCACCTGCATTGCCTCCAACGCGGCGGGGGAATCTACCGGAACTGTGGAGCTGGTGGTCAGCCCGCTGCCCCACCTGGCGAACAGTACCAGCCGCGTTCGAgagcctccccccatcctcacccccaagGCGAcagccgggggaggggggggcaatgAGACCAGGGGACAGGAACAAAGGGTGGTTCTGGTGGAACTGACAGGGACCTCGGCCCTGATCCGCTGGCCTAGCCAAAAGGCGGTTCCAGGTGTTCGCATGTACCAAGTCCAGTACAACAGCTCTGTGGACGATGCTCTGGTCTACAG gATGATACCCTCCAGCAGTCAGGACTTCCTGGTTCGTGACCTGGTGTCGGGCCGGGAGTACGACCTGTGCGTGTTGGCGGTGTACGACGACGGCATGACGGCCCTCACCGCCACTCGCCAAGTGGGCTGCGTCCAGTTCACCACGGAAACCGAGTTCAGCCAATGTCAGTCGCTGCACAGCCACTTCCTGGGCGGCACGATGATCATTATCATCGGCGGCATTATCGTGGCGTCAGTCCtcgtcttcatcatcatcctcatgatCCGCTACAAGGTCTACAGCCAGCAGGGGAGCGACGTGGGCAAGGGAGGCACCCTGGGCACACTGCGCACCCAGTCCAACGGAGGCCAGACCGGAGGCCAAGTGCCCCgttcagggtcaaaggtcaccgaGGGCCAGGAGGAGCCGGCCCAAccctgtggaggggtgggggcgggggcgggacaCCATGGCAGGGACACCATGGCACTGGTGGAGGACTGTGAGAGAGGCCTTGGGAAGGACCCGGCCGCCCAGACCGGGCCCCAGGACCTCATGTCACCCTCCCAGCGACGACTCTCCAGGACGACcatagagatgaagaggagagccTCCCTCACAGCCAAAGACTCCAGCGGCCTGGACACACTGGGAA ATATTCCGGTGGCATCAGCAGCAGAAGACCAGAAGCCTCAGAGAGACTGGAGCGACTTCAAGATATGA